The window AATGCTGACAAAACAAATTCAATTATGATAGGTAGATCATGAGGGTGCTTAAAGTTGGATCCATATCTCAACTGACTGACAAAAGATATGCAGATTTTCAATCTCTTGACCAAACTGAGATAGAAAAAAGCAGCATAAAGAATCAAAATAATAAATTGCAAAATCATGAAAAGCCAGAAACaactttacatgttatttgtaaTTTTAGCACCTACGGTCatatttaagatattttactttaaaCATCTGATTGCCCATATGTTGCTAAACTTTGTACATAAGGCAATCTCCACAAGACGAGTTGTTAATGACTACACAGTATTCATGTATATGCATGTTGTTGCTAAGATTTTTTGATTCATTTTTATGTCCAGCTTTCGTATACTGTCATTGTAGATCCATGTTTGATGATTAATTAACTTAATGCTCTCAATTCAACTATATTACGAAAGCCATGATCCAATTTGGAGCACAAGTCTACAAACACATATATGACAAATATTTAGCAAAACGAGTAATATATACTTCTACATTTCATCATGACCCAATAAGCACTCAATAAGAGCTGGTTGAGGAATCAGAGAAATTCCCTATCGGTCCTGTTCAACCCCTGacaatttatcataattttgtGAAAGGTCTTGAGACACATTCACTTCGCCATTCGTTGGGAATTGAGGGAAACATTGATATTTCCTGTTGTTTTCCTTGGCAGCTTCAACCTTTACAAACTCAACCAAATTACGACTTTAGTTCTATTAAAAATAAGCCAGGAAAAAAAAATATGTGTATCAAAGATAGTACGTAACACATCCAAAATTGGGAATACCACGGATCCTAAAGATAAGCATGAATACACAGGAACACGAGTTTAAACGGCATGTCCCTCCCATCCATGCCTAACCTAGTTCTTCCACTAGTAATTTAGTGCCCGAATGTGATATCTACGACTtccataaaaaaatagaaatccaCCTAACATGGTTAAACTATAAACCCAACTCGCACAACAGCAAGAAACACAGAACATCCGGAAGATTCGCAACTATCAGATCAAATCTCCCACTGTAATTGAAAAAACCAAAGCAAGCAGCGAAGTTAGAGCTCACAGGCGAGTTAACGATCAAGGAATCAGCCACCTCGGCGCCTGATGCCTGTCCATCAGCGGCAGTAAAGCAGTGGTTATCCGCCCGCGAGGGCGGCCTCGGCGAGGACAACAGTAGGTGCTGATGCTTCAGCGGTTGCGGGATCTGCCCGCACGGCTGCGCCAGGCGGTCCCCAGAAGTTCGACTGCCGGACATCGGCCGCCTACTATATAAAGCTCCGAAGGGCGTAAAGGAACCCGCTCGAATCCCCCGATCTCGAGCCCAAAAGAGGTCGTCGTTATCGAGGAATAATCCTGACGGAAAAAAGCCCTTGTACCTGTCGGGATTCCGGGAGGAAGAGCGGATCCAGTAGCGGCGGAAGACGGCAGCCGGAGAGGCGACCGGAATCGGGGGTCCTTTCGGAGATCTGGGTCGCCGGATCAAAGAGGGCTTGCGCGGGGGTTGTGGGTTAAAAGAATCGGGAGGGAGGGAAATTATAGTGCAGCGTGGAACGAGAGGGTGTGGAGGGAGGGAAGGCATGAGATCGTCTCTATTTATTTACtcctcttttattaattaattaatgattttgTTTTTACAGTTTTATCGCCTCGTCTCGTGGGGCCTCATCTCACCGCACAGCCAATAATGGACGATCTCGATGAAATCTCCTCCGTAATTTCGATTATGCGCTGTTGGTCAACTCGATATTTTTCACTTTAAGAGGCTGGCCGCCACCGCTACATGGCTGACGGTCCGATGTGAATGGACGTACGGCCTGGATGAATCATGGGTGCAGTGCGTACCGGCGTCGCCGGTGTGCATAAACTTTAAGATTCGCTTTCGTGATTGATGAACGAGTTCCCAAGCTTCGAAATCCTTGATCTCCGGTCGGTCCGGAGATCCATTGGATCCGGTTCCCACTATAAAACGGACCGAACCGATTTGGGATTGCCTCTTATCCTTCATCTGCTCGCACAGGAGCGAAGCAAGGGAGCGAGACAGCGTGTGGGCGCCGCCGCCATGGCTTGCTCCGTTCCTTCCGTCGTCGCGTCGAAGCTCACAGCACCGATGGCCTTCTTGGCGCCTGCATCTGGCTCTTTACCGAGAGTACAAGCAATTCCGAAGGGCTTCCACGGTCTGAGGCGGAGCTTCCAACCTTGTCCTGCCCGGATGTTCTCCGCCCCAAGATCTACCCCAAGAAGTTTCGTTGTCAAGGCCTCGGCCGAGGTAATCGTATACCTTGTAATCTTGGTCGTTCTCgtcgatttaaaaaaaaatgaagtttcTAGGCTATAAACAATTTGTATGTGTATATTGGACATTGGATACTTCTACCGAAATACCTTCCATTTATatacttcttccttctttcaGATGTTTTTTCTTCGAATTATTTTGGGTGTTTATCTCTTGATTAAAAGTGAAATTGATGTTCTGCAGAGCTACCAGCCTCTAGTTGGGAATAAAGCACCGGACTTTGAGGCCGAAGCTGTTTTCGATCAGGAGTTCATTAATGTAGGTTCGGTTTTTAGTTTCCTCGTTGGTAGTGCCAGGAAGTAGCAAGTGATGAATGCTGTTGCAATCTTATAAATTAGGGAATCCAAAGCTACTAGAATTTACTGATCCCATTTGTGGCATTTTTTCGCAAACTCTATCCAACTGTATCGTGTAACTTGTGTTTGTTAATAATCATTTGGACAATACATCCATCTCATTCCATAAATGCCCCAAATTTGTTACAGAatcaaataaaaatgataatACTGATGTATACTAACTATTTGTGGATGGTTAATTGGCTTTTATTCTGTCATTGAGCTGTACATTAAGTTTTATTGTTTGTTATATCCATGTTGTTGAGTAGGATTTCATTTTATATAATAATCCTTTTATCTAGTCATTTATATGAAGATCTAGAGTCTAGACTGAAAACAATACCAGCAGTATCCAGATTATAAGCTGGATCTTCATAGTGCAATACAAAGCCTAGATCTGTTTTGTCTAAtttcatgaaaaatctaaaatatcTGTTCTGGAAATAATGATTCTTAAGAATTAAATCGGCAAAAAGTCATTAGTCTCACATGATTTTGCTTATTCCTAAGAAATAAAATTGTTAATTCTCTTATTTACTTAGAAAGAAATAGAGAAGGAATTTGAATCtgtatttttcctttattttatttccACTCAAATTGGGCGGGGATAGACAGAAATAAAGTTTAAGCATCTAATAAATACAAACAAgtgattattattatttcttcCTTAAATTTCCATCTAAAGGACACAAGAAGAGTTGAAGAGAATGtaactaaaatatttttctctcttcttttcctttcgaTTAAACAATTTTATTCCCAAGGCTGTCCAAATAAGAATATTCTCTTTAATTCACAAAAACTGACTTTGAGCAATGAGCTTTGAGGATTACACTTGAAGCACCCATTACTATAAACCTGTCTCTCATCATTTCATGTTTATCTGTAGTCTTTGGTATCTATTTGAGTATATCTGTCATCAACTATCTCTTTTTGCATTATACGACAACTGTTGGTCTTTCTCATAGACTCCTTTGGCAGGTCAAACTTTCTGATTATATTGGGAATAAGTATGTGATTCTGTTTTTCTACCCACTGGACTTCACATTTGTCTGCCCTACAGGTAAGTTCAAAGTTATTTCTGAGTTGACACTTTACATTGTGACAGGATCAATGGGACTGAATTTCTTTCTGATGCAACAGAAATTACTGCTTTCAGCGACCGCCACTCAGAATTTGAAAAGATAAATACTGAAGTCATAGGTGTGTCAGTTGACAGTGTGGTAAGTTGTTATTAGTAATTGTTACGTCTAATATCTTAATTTTCTGTGAATATTGATTCCATTCATGCTTCTTGATTCTAATTATTGTGTTTTACCCAACCTAGCTTAACTCTATCAGCATGGTGGGATGCTTCTATATGGTTGTTCATTGGCTCTGAAGAAAGaccaatatttaaattttagctTTTCAGTTCTCAATATTTTTGTTAAGTACAATACTTTGTCCAGCATACCTTATAATATTAGGCAACTAAAATTTTCTGGTTATGACGTACCATAGGTGAGCCTTTCTATGATCTACATTCTCTACTTTTTTTTCTTTGACCCAATATTGTTATTGGCAGTTAGTTATTGCCTTTACCATAGTGGAATTCCATAGCTCGTAGTGTGCATGCTCATACCTGAGGCTTCCCAAAGACTATCCACCTTCTGTGCCAATCACTTTTGTGAACCACTTATGTGCAAATTGCAAATTGATTTGTCCCAGCATGGATGTCACGTCTAATTTCCACAGGCTTCCTTTCCTTGCTGCAGTCAGAACTGGTGTCTTAGTTCtgcttgtttttgtttttttggttAACTCTGTAATTCTACATTGCTTGTTCTGAAATATAATTTCCAAGATGAGATTTCAATGACCAGAACAAAGGAAGGAAAAAAGAAACAATAAGTTTTGCTTCTGCAGTGATTATGTGAATTAGTATTATGCTATGGTTAAATTTGTATTTAACCTTAATGTTATATTTTCCTTTCCAGTTCTCCCATCTGGCATGGGTTCAAACAGACAGGAAGTCAGGTGGGCTCGGAGATTTGAAATACCCACTTGTATCTGACATCACTAAATCAATTTCCAAGTCCTTTGGAGTTCTTATCCCAGATCAGGTAGATTGTGCCTGTCTTTCTAGCGCTTAATCAACTCATTAATTACTTTAGTTGATTTAGAAGGTCAAATCATATAATTATCAACAGCGGATCCTTAATCAGAATGTATTGCATCATATTGATCTGAACTTTGCCTGGAAAttcttttatatatgttttgctaGGGTATTGCATTGCGTGGATTATTCATCATAGACAAGGAAGGAGTGATTCAGCATGCTACCATCAATAACCTTGCCATTGGCCGTAGCGTCGATGAAACCTTGCGAACTCTTCAGGTAATGCTTGATAAAAGCACTTGCAATCCCAAACTAGCTTTGTAGTCGATCTACACTTCATTATAGTGACAAAGTGGCATTGGTACCTATAATTCTTACAATGCTGGAAATATTATTCAAGTTTACTTTAGGACGCTTTTCCCAGTTTTGATGGTCTGTATCTCACAAATCTCACCACCCAGCTCATTGATCACACTATTTCTGTCCTGCAGGCATTGCAGTATGTTCAAGAGAACCCAGACGAGGTTTGCCCTGCAGGATGGAAACCTGGAGAGAAATCAATGAAGCCTGATCCTAAACTTAGCAAGGAATATTTCGCAGCTGTTTAGCGACGATTGGATTGTTACAGTCGCACCAAGTAATTCTGTAGTCTCAAAGATTTGATTTACTGTGCATTTGTTGCATTTGGCTCTTTGTCGTGATCAGTAGAATTCCTAATAAACGTTGGAAGTTTTGGCCCTCGTAATTCTACTCCATTTGACAGTTTGTCCTACTCCCGTTGTTTTATCCTTTGGTCAATTACGTGCAAAAAAACAAGTTTCGTGTGACAGCAAGAAAACAAAACGTATATGTTACTTGATTCTGTAGTTTTCTAAATCATTTAATAAGCAATTAGATGGCTTTACTCGACAAAAAAAATAAGCATTTCCTTGCAGACTAGTAAAGACAGACGTTTTTAACTTTTAAAGCTAGAACCAAGATACACAGCGCAGTGCAAGCCATTAAATAAACGCATTCCTATTATGGGCTCTGTATCAGTGCATGCCATAATTTCTTCTGGTACAGCAATAAAGCCACCCCCAACAAATTCTCCCTTTTACTAATCTTCTTCAAACATTCACATCCCTCTTCCCTTTCCATACCTGACATCACTCTGAACACAGTACCTGTAAATAAGCAAGGAAACAGACACAAGCTCTGCACCTTCCTGCAACCCACTGGGACGATGAGGCGtgaactgacagagcttgataaGATAAACTAAGAAAGGCATCAAATGAGGCAATTAATTGCCTTAATTACGCTAAGACGCACCCTTTAATTATTCTCTGTCCATATTTACAAAGCGAGAAGCAAGAAAGCAAATCTGAAATCCTACTAAATCTGCAAGTCGATATTAGGAACTCTCTTCCCTCTCCCATTTGTCTTCTCGTATTCTTTTGCGTGTGTGACAGCAAGAATACAAACAGGTAGGTTATCAGTAGCTTTTGCCGCTGTGACGGTTGACAGAGGAGAGAGAGGCAGAGCGGTCTTCGTCTCAATAGGTCCAATCCTGAGGCAGGCCATGCTCTAGGGCAGGTCGGAGGCGTTTAGCTCGCTCCTTCTCTCGTCCATTCCTTGTCCCCTGCTTCTTCTCGCTTTGTTCTCTGCAACCTGTCACATCTGGAGATCATAAGACAGAATCTCGAGAACTGCGACCAGTATACTCCATGGCCATTGAAAAAACAAACCATTCAAATAAATTGGAACAGTTAGATGCACGGTAAAAATTTGAAACTTTACAAGTTTACCCGGTGTATCAAAAAGTTTAGGTTTTTTTAACGCTTTTTTTTTACTACCTTGGGTTGCGTTAACCTTCTCTACTTTGACCCGCGGAATGAACACGCCTGTGCCGGCGCTCTCCCTCGCCGGACCGGCTGTTGGAATCGAAGCGAAGCGGTCGCGGACTGCTGGGGTCGGACGATGCATGATCCCGGCCTTACAGGCTCCGAATGGCGTCTGCAGTTGGTCCGGATCTTGACAGAAGACCGAACAATGTCTTTGAAACGGAGAGGGAAACCGGTCGGAACCCACCGGCGTTTGAACCGATAGAAGGCTACCGGATGCGCCACCCCCGCTGTCGATGCTTGCGCCCGTGAGCCCGTCTCGAACCGCGCCGAACCTGACGGCATTGTTCGCCAATCCAACCAGCGGTAAGTCGAACACCTGCGATGCGAGGCAAAGTTCGAGGTAAGCGACGAGGAGACGAGTAGAGGGAGAGAGAAGGAGGGGGAAGGGAAGCGGACAAAGTAGTGTGGCGATGGAGAAAAGAGTGACGGCGATGAAACGGCGGGGTGGTGGAAGATGCCGAGTGAGGCGAGCTCGCGAGCGAGGGTGTTGAGGTAGGCGAGGCGGGGGAAGCATTCGCGGCCGCCGGAAGG of the Zingiber officinale cultivar Zhangliang unplaced genomic scaffold, Zo_v1.1 ctg31, whole genome shotgun sequence genome contains:
- the LOC122037395 gene encoding 2-Cys peroxiredoxin BAS1, chloroplastic, with translation MACSVPSVVASKLTAPMAFLAPASGSLPRVQAIPKGFHGLRRSFQPCPARMFSAPRSTPRSFVVKASAESYQPLVGNKAPDFEAEAVFDQEFINVKLSDYIGNKYVILFFYPLDFTFVCPTEITAFSDRHSEFEKINTEVIGVSVDSVFSHLAWVQTDRKSGGLGDLKYPLVSDITKSISKSFGVLIPDQGIALRGLFIIDKEGVIQHATINNLAIGRSVDETLRTLQALQYVQENPDEVCPAGWKPGEKSMKPDPKLSKEYFAAV
- the LOC122037396 gene encoding uncharacterized protein LOC122037396 isoform X1, which produces MAEFSPELEDGERWLPADILKDVGARHPYDFTCPAPSGGRECFPRLAYLNTLARELASLGIFHHPAVSSPSLFSPSPHYFVFDLPLVGLANNAVRFGAVRDGLTGASIDSGGGASGSLLSVQTPVGSDRFPSPFQRHCSVFCQDPDQLQTPFGACKAGIMHRPTPAVRDRFASIPTAGPARESAGTGVFIPRVKVEKVNATQDVTGCREQSEKKQGTRNGREKERAKRLRPALEHGLPQDWTY
- the LOC122037396 gene encoding uncharacterized protein LOC122037396 isoform X2; the encoded protein is MAEFSPELEDGERWLPADILKDVGARHPYDFTCPAPSGGRECFPRLAYLNTLARELASLGIFHHPAVSSPSLFSPSPHYFVFDLPLVGLANNAVRFGAVRDGLTGASIDSGGGASGSLLSVQTPVGSDRFPSPFQRHCSVFCQDPDQLQTPFGACKAGIMHRPTPAVRDRFASIPTAGPARESAGTGVFIPRVKVEKVNATQGCREQSEKKQGTRNGREKERAKRLRPALEHGLPQDWTY